The genomic region taccacactcagagcagctgaagggtttctctcctgtgtgaataACCATGTGTAAATTCAAACTTGATTCCTGACAAAACCTTTTActacactcagagcagctgaagagtttctctgctgtgtgagcTACCTTGTGTCTGATAAGGCTCTGTTTATGTTTAAACCTTTTACCAcaatcagagcagctgaagggtttctcttcaCTGTGAACCAACAAGTGTCCGCTCAGACTTCCTCTAGACCTAAACCATGTATCACACTCAgggcagctgaagggtttctctcctgtgtgaataGACATATGTGAATTCAAACCTGATTTCTGACAAAACCTTTTatcacactcagagcagctgaagggtttgtCTCCTGTGTGAATAAACATGTGTGATGTCAGATTTACTTTCCGTCTAAAACTTTTACCACACTCAGAGCAGATGAAGGgtctctctcctgtgtgaacTACCTTGTGTCTGATAAGGCCCTGTTTCTCTTTAAACCTTTTACCACACTCaaagcagctgaagggtttctctcctgtgtgaaccAACATGTGTCTACTAAggctttgtttatgtttaaacCATTtaccacactcagagcagctatGCACTGTTTCATCAGGCAGTCTCTCggctttgattgttgttttggagTTGAAACCTGACTCATGCTCATTGGTCTCCCTCAGGTTACATATGTCTTCAGTTTTAGGCTCAGAGGTGTCTTCTTGGTTATCGCTCCCTGGATCCGAGTTCCTGGCTGTCTCTGGTCCTCCACAGatctctccatcagctcctgttTCCATCTTTGGAGTGTGTCCCTGATGAAGCTGTAAGAACTGACATCTCTCTTCGTCATCTTCACTCTTCACAGGGAGAACAGTCAGTTGGAACTTGGTGGGATCAGCCTCTTCGAGTCCTTGAAGCGGCTCTCCCTCCTGACTAATCCAGAGTTCCTCCGGTTCCTCTTTAATGTGCGGGGGTTCAGTGATCTCCTGGTCCAGACAGGGGCTCCACGTCTGCTTCACAAGAAGATCTTCTTTACTCTCTGCCAGCTGCTGGACATCTGCAGGAAACACTGATAACAAAAAGACAAGATATACTGAGTTTATTGTACAACCTGATTTGACAAAGTGATTGAAACTGTTATTTTATCCTGATGTATTATTTCAGGACATTTTACAATGGCAGCAGTTCTGTACTGTTGTACCGAGGGTCTGAGAGAAACAAAATTTAAATCCTTTGTATGTCCGGTACATACGGCAGTATTGACAATAAAAGAGATGTTGACTTTGATCTTAACTCTGCTCTGTAAACGGCAGATTGGATATTTATTTCAATCTATAATTTGGGGATAGTGAAACTCCTaaatacactgctcaaaaaaataaagggaacacttaaaaattacaatgtaactccaaatcaatcacacttctataatatcaacctgtccagttaggaagcaacactGATTGTAGGAGATAAAAGGAGGCTAGATGAGATTGACTATCTTTGTGGGGTGTCTGTTTCACAGTGCCAGCGCAAGCCTAGCGTGAGCTCCTGTGCATCACTCCACAAAGATAGTCAATCTCATCTAGCCTCCTTTTATCTCCTACAAAATGGTCCTTCGAGCTGGAGAAGCTAGCATTCAGGACTGTAAGACATGATGTTGCGATGCTGTCTGGATCCACAGTATCCTTCCAGATCTCCTCTGCAAATAACCCTAAAAGAAGATATAAGTTGAACAATGTCTTCACAGGAGCTGGACCCTGTCTGAACATTCTCATCCTGTGGCAGCACTACAGAAGAGGTACAATCACTTGCAAGGCCTCCCTTTGGAACATTATGAGCGTGCCTGCCCTCTCCTCCTTATTGGTGCAGATAACACTCATTTGATCACTCCTATTGAGCCTATCCGCAGGGGTACTCCAGGTGGTCCTGCAGCACTGAAGACAAGGTTGGGATGGACACTCCAGGGCCCAGCACAAGACATACAAGAGAATGCAGTCACTACTCACTGCTTTCATCTGAGCTGCAATTCACCTCAAGTTGAATTACTGCAGAATGTCAAGAGATTGTGGCAGCTAGATGTATTACCTCAGCGAAATGAAAAGGTGATTACCAGGTCCAAGCAAGATCAGGATGCCATATCTCTTTTGGACGAGAAAACCTGCAGAGTACCCGTTGATGGAGTAGCACGCTATGCTACACCTCTCCTTCGCAGCCCCCTTCTACAAGCTCCCAAAGAAGCTGTTATGCCAAGGCTTCGCAACACAGAAGCTAAACTGGCAAAATGTCCTGAACTGGCCTCTTCCTACAAAGAAGACATCCAAAAATTGGAAACCTGCAGCTATGTTCTCAAGTTGACCtctggagaagaggaggaggcaaaAGAAACATGGTATATCCCTTCTGGGAGTCCTACTACGCTTCCGTCAGCATCCTGTGGGCATCAGTGGTGACATCAAAGGGATGTTCCACCAGGTCCGCCTCCTGACGGAAGATAAACCCCTCCTACGTTTTCTTTGGCGGGACCTGAAAagagaacccccccccccacagttTATGAATGGAAGGTACTTCCCTTCGGCACGACATGCAGCCCATGTTGTGCCATGTATGCTGTACAGAAGCACGTCATAGACCACAGCCAGCCAGGGGAGGACGTGAGGTTCACCATTGACAACTGTTTCCATGTGGACAACTGTCTTCAAAGTTTCCCTATAACTGATGAAGCACACCACCTCCTGGACAAACTGAGAGCCCTACTGGCTACAGGTGGCTTTGACTTGCGTCAGTGGGCCAGCAACATGCCCTCTGTCATCAGTCACCTCCCCAAAGAAGCAAGGTCAGATAGCAGTGAGTTATGGCTTTCACAAAACAAGAGTGATGCACTGGAGCTCACGCTAGGCTTGCGCTGGCactgggaaacacacacacataagaacACCTATATAGACCTACCCACAGATGATGCAATTTCCTGCCTGTTGATGTTCCTGTACCTTCAATAAACAAGTGAACCAAATTCCTGCCTGTGTGTCCTGACCGACACTCCACAAAGATAGTCAATCTCATCTAGCCTCCTTTTTTCTCCTACAAAATGGTCCTTCGAGGCGGATCCTAACTGTTTTTGTGGATTTGGAATCTGTCATCACCTGAGTGATAGCACATTTGTAGGACTATATCAAGAAGGTGTTGGAGTTCCCCCTCCCAGCTGTTCCACTTTTGTAGTAAGGTGTTTGGGAGTAAAGGATCGTCCCAACCCCGTTCTTTATCCCACAGACACTGGACCAGTACCTTAGCCCGGGTGGTGTAGGGGATAAGGTAGCCGAGTGGATCATACTGGCTAGCCAGCACACGATAAATGTTGTGCAGAGTAGGCTGGTCATAAGGGACTGACCAGTGTTTGTAGCTCAGGGTTTCATACAAAGGACGCACACCAAAAGGCACAAGATGATGAAAACTTAACTTCTGGCTCTAGGAAACACACAACTAGCGATTGTCTCACGTCTCCAGTCTCCCGTCTGCAGGGGCGGGTCTTAAACACTGCAGGAAACCTCTCGTCTactactttgattgacagctatgTAACCAATTACATTTAGGAACGACTAAATATGATGCAACGAATAAGAGTTAGAACTCTGATGTCTATGCAGTTTTGTACACTGATTGTGATtcaatttcacctgctgttgtgcaaatggaacagacgacaggtggaaatgagagggaattagcaagacaacccctagaaaggaatggttctgcaggtggaggccacagacaATTTCactgtcctcatcctttctgccggatttttggtcacttttgcatttCACCAGTGCCCTCACATGCGGCGgtgtctgcaacccacagaagttgctcaggtagtgcagctTACTCAGGGTGGCACATCAATGCACGCTGTGGCAAGAAGATTTGCTGTGTCTCCCAGCACAGTATCAAGAGCATGGAGGAGTTACAAGGAGACAGGCCAGAAcaccaggagacatggagggggccgtaggaggacaacaacccagcagcaggaccgctatctgctcgtttgtgcaaggaggaacaggaggagaactgccagagccctacaaaaggacctccagcaggccactCATGTGCAggtttctgctcaaactgtgagaaacagactccatgagggtggtatgagggacagacgtccacaagtggggcctgtactcacagcccaacaccgtgcatgccgattggcatttgccaaagaacaccaggattggTAGGTTTGCCAATGGCGCCCTGTGCTCTTCACAgatgagagcaggttcacactgagcacatgacagacgtgacagagtctggagacACCGTGGAGAACGTTCTGctgcctgcaacatcctccagcatgaccggtttggcagtgggtcagtgatggtttggggaggcATATCCTTGGAAGTCCGCACAGGCCTCCATGTGCTAGCCAGAGGTaccctgactgccattaagCCAGAAATTTTGCCTTGAGAGCAAatttctcaatgactctatagttaaagtcagggatgcttttgacaagtttATTCTCCATAGAGAGCATGGCCAATGCATTGAGACGATCCTGTGACCAGGGTTTCCGCTAGAAAAAATTGCCACCGGACAACGTGACCGGCAGGTTTTCAATTTACCGGACAAATGTTTGAAATTCCGGTCAAATATTATTTGAATTAATTGAGCTTAAAATGATATGCAGGCTATATAAGAATGATATCAAGGCATGTCAATTTATAGCATAATCTTTTTATTGAGAAGGCTATATCAAATAAAATGAGTGCCGTCAATCGACTCACGTAacttctaaaataaataaataaatatcgcACAAGCCTGCGCTCTTTTaacatgaacacaaaacaaTTGCAAACAATTGCAACTACAATttgcaaacaaaaaacacatctgtACTGGCTCATACCATTTTAATAGCGCAACGTGCTGCCAACTTGAAATCAAATAGATGCAAGAAAAactcaagaaaaacaaacaaaaaatccctTAACATGTTTCTGGCTTGGGACATTTTAGCCTACTTTTTACGCATTTTCACTGCAGTGAACTGTGCAGCAGCTGACTTAAAATCAAAAGTCTCAAGTGTCTCTCCGCAACTTGCAATGGGCATCAGTCCTGTGACCTTGTTCTCCCCCAGGCGACTTCGCTGCGCTGTTTTGATCCggttctgcagagagaaacctCTCTCTGCTGGCACACTGGAGACAGGGATCACGCAGGCTATTTTGGCCAGTTTAGCCCACTCAGGGTAGATTTCGCTGAAATCCTTGATGAGAACTTCCCAGGCTGTTAAGAAGTTCAAACCTCCATAGCCGCGGAGTGCTGTCATTACAGCGATGGCATCTCGTTGCGCACTTGCGGCATCGATGAGCGGGGCTGTAGCTGGAGCCGACTCGTCCTCACTGGTGATTTCTTTGCCAAAATGACCAATAATGGTTTGGATGGCTGATTCAGCATACTCCCGAAGTGCTGAACAGACGGAGTGATCATGaatcagtgatttttttttactgaaacgtcaataaacaaaacaaacaaaataaatacggTAGGCCTATATACATGgcagtttatttttttagtacATTGCCCATTTGTCATGCCTAGTTACTAGAtaatgattatttttgttttgatgatgattattaGACTGTATATTTTGTGATATAGGCATTTTAGCTCATCAAATTTGCTTCATCTTACCACTTGTTCTCTGTGGGTATCGGGAGGGGTTCAGAAGGACATCAAAGCAGTTAAGTAGATCCAGGGAATCCTCAGGGAATCGGTCCTGTAAAGCATCTATTAGATGTTGGATTAGTGTGCTCTGGCTTTTTTAAAAGCCTGCACGGCCCGGTCACCTGCGTACGTCACATCCTGgaacatgttgtctttgcactccACCTGAAACAGCTCCTCTTCTGGACCTGGCGCATCTCGTAACTGGGTTAGTGCCGCAACTGATGCTTGAACCATTGGTCTGATTGTGGTCAGATTAAAATCGTCTTTCTGGAAAACCAAATTCAGTTTGGTCATCACAGGTAACACATCAGCCAGTGTGTGAGTCAAGGCGATGAAGCTGTATGGCTGGATTTGACCCAGGATACCTTGGGCTTGGGCATTTCCTCCTACAGCCTTTTCGTTTAGCTCCATCATTAGAGCAGGCCAGTTACTTTTCATGCTTTCCACTGCCTTGTGCAACGATAACCAGCGGACAGCGCACGGCTGCTTCAGACTTGTCATGTTTTCATCACTGAGTGCTGCTGTCAGTTGACGGAGGCGATTGGTCCTGCTGGCCGAGTGCTTGGAAAAGGAGTTCACAGAGGCAACTGTGCGTAGGCCCCTACCTGGTCCACAGATTTTACAGCATCTTGCGCAGCCAGTGCCACTCGGTGGGCAACACAGTGCACCTAAATGGAAAAtgcactctctctcctcagaaGAACACCAATTCCAGCACGTTTCCCCATCATTACACTAGCTCCGTCTGAGCCCAGGCTGATGACACGGGACAACTCCAAATCCCTCTCGCGGAGCACCTTAACCAGTTTGTTGAATATGCACTGTGCGGTCCTGGAGTGCACATCATAATTTCCCAGCAAACGTGTTTCAACTCTCCCTTTTACTTCCATTTTGACGTATATAATCAGCTTCTTGTCCACGGTGATATTTACTGTCTCATCAATAATAACTCCAATGAAGTCACCCGCCTTTAGCTTTTCATCCAGCTGCTTCATCACAGCGCTTTCTAGCGCCTTTTCCATGTCATCAAAGTAGTCGCTGTGCCGGTACATGCCATCATGTGTGACAAAATCTGGATCCTTAACCGCTCCAAGTAGCTCAGTCAATCCCTCATACTGGTGACATGCGATGTCATTTTTGGTCATGTAGACTACAACTTGTAGCTGAGAGCACAGCTTCTTGTTTAAAGTTTCTTTAGCCTTCTCGCAGTTGCCTTTCAGTGTGGTTTGCTGTGAAAATAAATTGACCGCGATGACGTGATCATTGCACTGACTGTGCTCAATTAGAGAGGAGCTTCTCATATTTGTTGATCCTCTGGTAAATCCATTCTTCTTGTCCGACTTTTCACGGTGTgagcaaaacatttttcagatcCATCGATAATGTCACACCTCAGCCAGGGATATTTGTCTTTCCATTCGGGCCGGAATGCCCAACTTTTCCGTTTCTTTTTAGCAGGAGGCACGGCATCATCTTCTCTCACAGTGGTAGAATCAAACTCTCCTGAGTCCCTGATGGTTTCAAAACACTGGAGCGGGTCTTCTTTGTGCTCAAAAACAGTGTTCACAGCTCGGCTGTGGAAGTTCGACCTCACTGTGCTTGCTCTTTGGAGTCTGTGGGCCACCACTCTTCTCAAGCACACTGCTTCTCTTCGGAGATCTTGAAAAAAAGCCAGAGAATTCAGCCAGGTCGGGGAAGAAATTCCTCACTTTTGAGAGATGGGAAGTCACCTGCTGCATGATAAGGTTGAGTTGGTGAGCATAGCAGTGGACATAGTGTGCATTCACATAGACATCCTGGACCTTCTTCTGCACACCACCTGTGGTTCCTCTCATGACACTTGCACCATCATATGTTTGGACGATGAGCTTGCTCTTCTGGTCATCGGGGAGAATGGAGCTCAATCTATCCAGAAGTTCTGTGGCAATGGAATCAGCTGTGGCCCTTTGGAGAGGCATGAACTCAAAAAACCTCTCTTGGACATCACGGGCTTTGTCAATGTAGCGGATCGCAAGCACCAGCTGACACTGAGTGGAAATGTCCATAGTTTCATTATCCTGGATGGAGATAAAATCTGCACTCCTGATCACTCCAATGATGCACTCTCTCAAAACTGACAGCATGCAGTCAAGGAGTTCCTTCTGTACAGTCTTAGATGTCCTTCAACGCAGTGGCAGTCTGCAGGTGCTCATGTAGAACTGTATCCAGTAATGCTACAAAATCCACCAATCCTCTAAAAACACCAGGATTTTCTGAGCTCTCACTTTCATCATGGCCACGCAGGGCAAGTtcaaatgcaccacagaacttGACAcagtctatttttttttttttacataggaTGTGCCTGTTTTTGTCAACCTCCTCATTGTGCTTACGGATCCCTATCCTAGCCTTCATCAAGTTGGCATGATACGTTTATTTTGCTAGTCGCAGTGCGTTTTCCATGTGGATCCCAGTTTGTTCATGCCtctttaacttttctgaaaagtgctttaaatcagtaatacTTGTCTTTATtcatgctgggtcagatcctgacgttttgaaaaggaggcagggaaagcagaataacgcattagcatcactacatgcagttagccaagccttgttgctaaaccaggtcctggaaaaaggcagagagtatcgtctccctctgtctttggacttcTGATTAATGGCGATGTTCGGCTGATCAGGTCCGGGCTCTTTCATGTCGAGCTTCTCCTGGTATGTTCTCCTCTCAAAAGGGGATGTTTTGAGTGATTTCACTGAATCATTTaatttctctccctccattttGCATCTCGGTCCGATCGTCTCCTACTCCCACGGCTCAACCTGTCAATCAGCCGCGCTTTatgacagacggctgtgacgtcggccccatgacaggagggttatacagtctatgtatgtaaatcaagctgcatacagctctgggcgcagggaaggtgcgccccgacatggccctatctcttgtattgaagaggagctactgcgcatgcACACCTTTTAACaagagtctatggccaaagatttctgcacggggggaaaaccatagactgtataaaatatggacgtagtattcgtgacatcacccatctgttcctgagagctgtttggaagccaatcgacggcggccgccatattggaaatgcggaactgaaccaggcagagtgtgacgtagtgtgagcctcctagccaatagctatgtgtttccgaccgggagtcacgtcagtcgtgtccttatttgggcaaaaactcttctGAACcctcgcgttagaaaaaattcaccccccgtacagtgtgtgccgatagagagattagcttcgtagggccaagatgttttttgaaccaggctgtaaacatgtttattaatgctgcgaagatcgtctttttcccattcatgtgtatgtggtttccggtgtttctgcagccagcctcaagcggattctcgatgtattgcagtttataacacttccgcattggcttcatcgtttgagaccggaggttgccgcttaagTAAAACCAGGGATCAAActcaggctgtttctgaaactgcctgctacatactacttactaatgtagaaggcagtaggtattgcctactacgaagctaatctctgtaatggcacacactatacgggggtgaatttttttctaacgtaacggttcagaagatattaagattacaagttttgcccaaataaggacatgactgacgtgactcccggtcgggaaacacatagctattggctaggaggctcaaactccgcccctttacgtcacactctgcctggttgagttccgcatttccaatatggcggccgccgtcgattggcttcaaaacagctctcaggaacagatgggtgacgtcacggatactacgtacatattttatagagtctatggttTCACCCTGTGGTCTTGCCTTCATCGTGtgtatgaatattttttttttcgtcTTCAGAAATCATATAAAAAggtgtttttaattcaaatacAATAtagttaattaaattaaaatgataataatcatgataaaaacagttGAGGTGATTGAACCTACTTTTCCCGTGTTGCTGCAGCAGCGTGACGAAACAGGGAAATGTCCACCATCAGACACATTACAAACATCACAGTCAGAAAAGAGTGTCAGGTCCAAAGACTAACCTACTCTCTGCAGCTTGATTTCAGGTGTTAAA from Notolabrus celidotus isolate fNotCel1 chromosome 11, fNotCel1.pri, whole genome shotgun sequence harbors:
- the LOC117821228 gene encoding gastrula zinc finger protein XlCGF57.1-like isoform X3, whose protein sequence is MFPADVQQLAESKEDLLVKQTWSPCLDQEITEPPHIKEEPEELWISQEGEPLQGLEEADPTKFQLTVLPVKSEDDEERCQFLQLHQGHTPKMETGADGEICGGPETARNSDPGSDNQEDTSEPKTEDICNLRETNEHESGFNSKTTIKAERLPDETVHSCSECGKWFKHKQSLSRHMLVHTGEKPFSCFECGKRFKEKQGLIRHKVVHTGERPFICSECGKSFRRKVNLTSHMFIHTGDKPFSCSECDKRFCQKSGLNSHMSIHTGEKPFSCPECDTWFRSRGSLSGHLLVHSEEKPFSCSDCGKRFKHKQSLIRHKVAHTAEKLFSCSECSKRFCQESSLNLHMVIHTGEKPFSCSECGKRFYQKHSLMRHKLVHKRGKPFSCSECGKTFSQKSGLNSHMIIHSGEKPFSCSECDTRFRFRSCLTGHLLVHRGEKPFSCSECGKRFYHKQSLIIHKLVHTGEKPFSCSECGKRFNHKQTLIKHKLIHTGEKPFSCSECGRRFSQKSYLIKHMMVHTGEKPFSCSECGKRFTQKAGLIKHMLVHTGE
- the LOC117821228 gene encoding gastrula zinc finger protein XlCGF57.1-like isoform X1, whose translation is MSGFQDLKDLFSRRLFAVVIKDITGQTTTSLYEEELHRQRELLKVILTPEIKLQRVVFPADVQQLAESKEDLLVKQTWSPCLDQEITEPPHIKEEPEELWISQEGEPLQGLEEADPTKFQLTVLPVKSEDDEERCQFLQLHQGHTPKMETGADGEICGGPETARNSDPGSDNQEDTSEPKTEDICNLRETNEHESGFNSKTTIKAERLPDETVHSCSECGKWFKHKQSLSRHMLVHTGEKPFSCFECGKRFKEKQGLIRHKVVHTGERPFICSECGKSFRRKVNLTSHMFIHTGDKPFSCSECDKRFCQKSGLNSHMSIHTGEKPFSCPECDTWFRSRGSLSGHLLVHSEEKPFSCSDCGKRFKHKQSLIRHKVAHTAEKLFSCSECSKRFCQESSLNLHMVIHTGEKPFSCSECGKRFYQKHSLMRHKLVHKRGKPFSCSECGKTFSQKSGLNSHMIIHSGEKPFSCSECDTRFRFRSCLTGHLLVHRGEKPFSCSECGKRFYHKQSLIIHKLVHTGEKPFSCSECGKRFNHKQTLIKHKLIHTGEKPFSCSECGRRFSQKSYLIKHMMVHTGEKPFSCSECGKRFTQKAGLIKHMLVHTGE